The Erythrobacter sp. Alg231-14 genome has a segment encoding these proteins:
- a CDS encoding DUF4442 domain-containing protein, which produces MTAMQSEDRQYRVPFVERTQMQYLAKERGFCKLLMPLGPNANHVDVMYMGAYTVLAEAVAANPGISILDTEKYFPIVKDIAVDFHRMAASDVTAEYRLSEEQIAEILADLERKGSAGYLAEVPMLDADGNVAATGKVTIKLLSHNWDG; this is translated from the coding sequence ATGACCGCGATGCAATCGGAAGATCGCCAATACCGTGTTCCATTCGTTGAGCGGACCCAGATGCAATATCTCGCCAAAGAGCGAGGGTTCTGCAAATTGTTGATGCCCCTTGGCCCGAACGCCAATCACGTGGATGTGATGTATATGGGCGCGTACACCGTGTTGGCAGAGGCGGTCGCGGCCAATCCGGGTATTTCAATCCTCGATACAGAGAAATATTTCCCGATCGTCAAAGACATCGCGGTCGATTTTCACCGCATGGCCGCCAGCGATGTGACGGCGGAATACCGCTTAAGCGAAGAGCAAATCGCGGAAATATTGGCCGATCTGGAACGCAAAGGTAGCGCGGGATATTTGGCCGAGGTGCCGATGCTGGATGCCGATGGAAACGTCGCTGCGACGGGGAAGGTGACGATAAAGCTGCTGTCGCATAATTGGGATGGGTGA
- a CDS encoding Rid family hydrolase produces the protein MIKGRRSTFAGLLLALVATPAFADGHSETAPVSNEKQTIMPEEEGARAFMEQFGFSEAVIHGDTVYLSGVIAGPATAEMTQEEAFEVTFQYIAGVLERAGSSWDDVIDITTYHVDIDASLLPLAEVKNRYVTAPFPAWTAIDVDRLFAPDGVVEIKVTARVSPAE, from the coding sequence ATGATTAAAGGCAGGCGTTCCACGTTCGCCGGATTGTTGCTCGCGTTGGTTGCCACCCCTGCATTCGCAGATGGTCACAGCGAAACCGCGCCTGTTTCGAATGAGAAACAGACGATCATGCCGGAAGAGGAAGGTGCACGCGCGTTTATGGAGCAGTTCGGCTTTTCAGAAGCCGTTATCCATGGCGACACCGTCTATCTTTCTGGTGTGATCGCGGGTCCTGCAACGGCTGAAATGACGCAAGAAGAAGCGTTTGAGGTGACTTTTCAATATATCGCGGGTGTGTTGGAGCGCGCGGGTTCCAGTTGGGATGATGTGATCGATATCACCACATACCACGTCGATATCGACGCCTCGTTGCTCCCGCTGGCAGAGGTTAAGAACCGGTATGTCACAGCCCCCTTTCCGGCGTGGACTGCCATTGATGTAGATCGACTTTTTGCACCCGATGGCGTTGTAGAGATCAAAGTCACGGCGCGCGTCTCGCCGGCAGAATAG
- the thiC gene encoding phosphomethylpyrimidine synthase ThiC produces MADINSPVEIGVTTGPIRGSRKVHIGARTGSGIRVAMREIDLEGGEEPVRVYDTSGPYTDTEVAIDINAGLAEKRAEWIRARGDVEEYDAREVKPEDNGQLGPDRSGGVPQFPNTIKRPLRAKAGMNVSQMHYARKGIITPEMEYVAERENLGRELAKDFVRDGESWGADIPDVITPEFVRDEVARGRAIIPNNINHPETEPMAIGRNFLVKINANIGNSAVASDVASEVDKMVWATRWGADTIMDLSTGRNIHDTREWIIRNSAVPVGTVPIYQALEKVGGVAEDLTWEIFRDTLIEQAEQGVDYFTIHAGVRLAYVPMAAKRVTGIVSRGGSIMAKWCLAHHKESFLYEHFDDITEIMKAYDIAYSLGDGLRPGSIADANDEAQFSELYTLGELTHRAWEQDVQVMIEGPGHVPMHKIKENMEKQLQVCGEAPFYTLGPLVTDIAPGYDHITSGIGAAQIGWYGTAMLCYVTPKEHLGLPDRDDVKVGVVTYKLAAHAADLAKGHPAAKVRDDALSKARFEFRWRDQFNLSLDPETAEQYHDQTLPAEGAKTAHFCSMCGPKFCSMQISQEVRDFAAKQNESPETFLAAEKLGAETAEASKQAALKGMEEMSDKYKDMGQKLYLPEGEAE; encoded by the coding sequence ATGGCAGACATCAATTCACCGGTAGAAATTGGCGTAACCACGGGCCCCATTCGCGGCAGCCGCAAGGTTCATATTGGCGCCCGCACCGGCAGCGGCATCCGCGTCGCCATGCGTGAAATTGATCTCGAAGGCGGCGAAGAACCTGTGCGCGTTTATGACACGTCGGGCCCTTACACCGACACAGAGGTCGCGATCGACATCAATGCCGGTCTTGCGGAAAAACGCGCCGAATGGATCCGCGCCCGCGGCGATGTCGAAGAATACGATGCGCGCGAAGTGAAACCCGAAGACAACGGCCAATTGGGCCCCGATCGCAGCGGCGGTGTCCCGCAATTCCCGAACACGATCAAACGCCCCTTGCGCGCCAAAGCCGGCATGAACGTGTCGCAAATGCATTACGCCCGCAAAGGCATCATCACGCCTGAAATGGAATATGTCGCAGAGCGTGAAAATTTGGGCCGCGAATTGGCCAAGGATTTCGTTCGCGATGGTGAAAGCTGGGGCGCGGACATCCCCGATGTGATCACGCCGGAATTTGTGCGCGATGAGGTTGCTCGCGGGCGCGCGATCATCCCCAACAACATCAACCATCCCGAAACCGAACCGATGGCCATCGGGCGCAATTTCCTGGTCAAGATCAACGCCAATATCGGCAACAGCGCGGTCGCATCCGATGTCGCATCTGAGGTCGACAAGATGGTGTGGGCCACGCGTTGGGGCGCAGACACGATCATGGATCTGTCCACGGGCCGCAACATTCATGACACCCGCGAATGGATCATCCGCAACTCCGCCGTGCCGGTCGGCACCGTGCCGATTTACCAAGCGCTGGAAAAGGTCGGCGGCGTTGCCGAAGACCTCACCTGGGAAATCTTCCGCGACACTTTGATCGAGCAAGCCGAGCAGGGCGTCGACTATTTCACCATCCACGCCGGCGTCCGCCTCGCCTATGTTCCGATGGCGGCAAAGCGCGTCACCGGGATCGTGTCACGCGGCGGCAGCATCATGGCGAAATGGTGCCTCGCGCATCACAAGGAATCGTTCCTCTACGAACATTTCGACGACATCACCGAGATCATGAAGGCGTATGACATCGCCTACTCGCTGGGCGACGGTTTGCGCCCCGGCTCCATCGCGGACGCCAACGACGAAGCGCAATTCTCCGAACTCTACACTCTGGGCGAATTGACCCACCGCGCGTGGGAACAAGATGTTCAGGTCATGATCGAAGGGCCTGGCCACGTGCCCATGCACAAGATCAAAGAGAACATGGAAAAGCAGCTGCAGGTCTGCGGCGAGGCGCCCTTCTACACGCTTGGGCCGCTCGTCACCGATATCGCGCCGGGATACGACCACATCACATCCGGCATCGGCGCGGCGCAAATCGGTTGGTACGGCACCGCGATGCTTTGCTATGTCACGCCAAAAGAACACCTTGGCCTGCCCGACCGCGACGATGTGAAAGTCGGCGTTGTGACCTACAAATTGGCCGCCCATGCGGCTGACCTTGCAAAAGGCCATCCGGCGGCAAAGGTCCGCGATGATGCCTTGTCAAAGGCGCGGTTTGAATTCCGCTGGCGCGATCAGTTTAACCTGTCGCTCGACCCGGAAACGGCTGAGCAATATCACGACCAGACCCTGCCAGCCGAAGGCGCGAAAACGGCGCATTTCTGCTCCATGTGCGGCCCCAAATTCTGCTCGATGCAGATCAGCCAAGAGGTCCGCGATTTCGCCGCCAAGCAAAACGAAAGCCCCGAAACGTTCCTAGCCGCAGAGAAACTGGGCGCGGAAACGGCCGAGGCCAGCAAGCAAGCGGCGTTGAAAGGCATGGAAGAGATGTCCGACAAATATAAGGACATGGGGCAAAAGCTCTATTTGCCGGAGGGCGAGGCGGAATGA
- a CDS encoding cytochrome P450 → MGNITITDPPHESNLPNFIAADPPVHTAQRKVIAPAFSPSQMKTRDAQVREHCAQLLDGLPIGETFDWVERVSVQQAIGMLCIIFDMPFSDLPDLKRWSDFAGGVSAENLNDEFRAEWMAQMQAMLVRFDELLDARRDEEPADDLLSRMVHSDAMGNLSPIERLANIALLIVGGNDTTRNSMSGLALALNEYPEAFDQLRDDPSLIPNAAQEIIRWQSPVLHMRRTTTCDTELGGQHIPKGEKVVMWYLSANRDETIFPDGDRFDVARSNARRHLAFGHGIHRCVGARLAEIQIGTLIEEIVNRGWRIVPKGETSRLSSPFLRGITELPVSIEIR, encoded by the coding sequence TTGGGCAACATCACGATCACCGATCCGCCGCACGAATCCAATTTACCCAACTTCATCGCCGCCGATCCGCCGGTCCACACCGCTCAGCGTAAAGTGATCGCCCCCGCCTTTTCCCCCAGCCAGATGAAAACTCGCGACGCCCAAGTGCGCGAACATTGCGCACAATTGTTGGACGGCCTGCCGATTGGCGAAACGTTCGATTGGGTCGAACGCGTTTCGGTTCAACAAGCCATCGGAATGCTGTGCATCATATTTGATATGCCGTTTTCCGATTTGCCCGATCTCAAACGTTGGTCGGATTTCGCCGGAGGCGTTTCGGCGGAAAACCTCAACGACGAATTCCGCGCAGAATGGATGGCTCAAATGCAGGCCATGTTGGTGCGGTTCGATGAATTGTTGGACGCCCGCAGGGATGAAGAACCCGCCGACGATTTGTTGAGCCGAATGGTCCATTCGGACGCCATGGGCAATTTGTCGCCGATTGAACGGTTGGCCAACATCGCTCTGCTTATCGTGGGTGGAAACGACACAACCCGCAATTCGATGAGTGGGCTGGCCCTTGCGTTGAACGAATATCCTGAGGCGTTTGATCAATTGCGCGATGACCCATCGTTGATCCCCAACGCTGCGCAAGAGATCATCCGTTGGCAATCGCCCGTCCTGCATATGCGCCGCACGACGACATGCGACACCGAATTGGGCGGGCAACACATACCAAAGGGTGAAAAGGTCGTGATGTGGTACCTTTCGGCCAACCGCGATGAAACGATTTTCCCCGATGGCGATCGGTTCGATGTGGCTCGATCCAATGCACGCCGCCATCTCGCGTTTGGACACGGCATTCACCGTTGCGTCGGTGCGCGTTTGGCGGAAATTCAAATTGGAACGCTGATCGAAGAGATCGTCAATCGCGGTTGGAGGATCGTACCCAAAGGGGAAACGTCCCGCTTATCCAGCCCATTCCTGCGCGGGATCACCGAATTGCCCGTTTCAATCGAAATCCGTTAA
- a CDS encoding nitronate monooxygenase, which translates to MPFKMTEMVGCEFPLFAFSHCRDVVAAASRAGGFGVLGAVSYTPEQLEHELNWIDDNVDGKPYGVDVLIPEIQAVDHSVSADEIIANIPSQYRDFTRELLRECGIADDVGAPQGGSQAPNTSLGQELLEVSFNHPVRLIANALGTAPPAMIEAGKKHSIPVAALVGAKEHAMKQVDAGVDIIVAQGGEGGGHCGDVSTIILVPEVIRALEESGADIPVLAAGGIMTGKQMAGMMAMGAAGAWCGSVWLASPEAETSEVFRDKMIAAGSRDTIRSKHRTGKFSRQLKSEWHERWEEAGLSALPMPLMSLLAEPVLRALDSAAVAGNAKAQSLSSYWVGQGLGLVQDSRGVGTIVQDFKSDFAAGFEGLANAMD; encoded by the coding sequence ATGCCGTTCAAAATGACAGAGATGGTGGGCTGCGAATTCCCGCTTTTTGCCTTTTCGCATTGCCGCGATGTGGTCGCCGCCGCCAGCCGTGCGGGCGGTTTCGGCGTGCTGGGCGCGGTTAGCTACACGCCGGAACAATTGGAACATGAACTCAATTGGATTGACGATAATGTGGACGGCAAGCCTTACGGCGTCGATGTTCTGATCCCCGAAATACAAGCGGTCGATCACTCGGTTAGCGCGGATGAAATCATCGCCAACATCCCATCCCAGTATCGAGATTTCACCCGTGAATTGCTGCGCGAATGCGGGATTGCGGATGATGTCGGCGCGCCTCAGGGCGGGTCACAGGCGCCCAACACATCATTGGGTCAAGAATTGTTGGAGGTAAGCTTCAACCACCCCGTCCGCCTGATCGCCAACGCGCTTGGTACTGCGCCGCCTGCGATGATTGAGGCTGGCAAGAAACACAGCATTCCTGTGGCGGCTTTAGTCGGGGCCAAAGAACACGCCATGAAGCAAGTCGATGCCGGCGTGGACATCATCGTGGCCCAAGGGGGCGAAGGCGGAGGGCATTGCGGCGATGTTTCTACCATTATTTTAGTGCCAGAGGTGATCCGCGCTCTTGAAGAAAGCGGCGCAGACATTCCCGTTTTGGCGGCGGGCGGCATTATGACGGGCAAGCAAATGGCCGGAATGATGGCGATGGGCGCGGCCGGCGCATGGTGCGGCAGCGTCTGGCTCGCCTCGCCCGAGGCGGAAACCAGCGAAGTGTTCCGCGACAAGATGATCGCAGCGGGATCGCGCGACACCATCCGATCCAAACATCGGACCGGTAAATTTTCGCGCCAGCTCAAAAGCGAATGGCACGAACGGTGGGAAGAAGCCGGTCTATCGGCCCTGCCCATGCCCTTGATGAGCCTTCTGGCGGAGCCCGTATTGCGCGCCTTGGACAGCGCCGCCGTAGCAGGGAACGCAAAGGCGCAATCCTTGTCCAGCTATTGGGTCGGACAGGGATTGGGTCTGGTTCAGGATTCGCGCGGCGTGGGCACGATTGTGCAAGACTTCAAATCCGACTTTGCGGCCGGATTTGAAGGTCTTGCCAATGCGATGGACTAA
- a CDS encoding thiamine biosynthesis protein ThiC — protein MEFTQKRTIHIVALLLIIAAVTQAVYTALYVAEADVPRQLLWGTEGALFVLMTAFAGSAMLQAKSLHLGWSAIAFASALNVVQVGVGLTMFGPFFEAAGAVEGLEPAATSVVAFSFMVYNAAKMLLALAAIVFGMAKLNAGSKALGGLTAVIGVVAFFSNALSMAMGRDFMGELPLAGGSGVLATILLAVCLFGLNSDD, from the coding sequence ATGGAATTCACACAAAAACGCACCATCCATATCGTTGCACTGCTGTTGATTATCGCGGCGGTGACACAGGCCGTCTACACCGCGCTCTACGTCGCAGAGGCTGACGTGCCGCGCCAACTGCTTTGGGGAACGGAAGGGGCTCTCTTCGTTTTGATGACCGCCTTTGCCGGATCGGCAATGCTTCAGGCGAAAAGCCTGCATCTGGGTTGGTCGGCGATTGCTTTCGCCTCCGCTCTCAACGTCGTTCAGGTCGGTGTTGGCCTAACGATGTTTGGTCCATTCTTTGAAGCGGCGGGCGCCGTTGAAGGATTGGAGCCTGCGGCGACATCCGTCGTTGCGTTCTCCTTTATGGTCTACAACGCGGCCAAAATGCTGTTGGCATTGGCCGCCATCGTTTTCGGCATGGCAAAGTTGAACGCAGGGTCCAAGGCGCTTGGCGGATTGACCGCGGTCATTGGTGTCGTTGCGTTCTTTTCCAACGCGCTTTCTATGGCGATGGGACGCGACTTTATGGGCGAATTGCCGCTCGCTGGTGGATCGGGCGTTTTGGCCACGATCCTGTTGGCGGTCTGCCTGTTTGGATTGAACTCAGACGATTAA
- a CDS encoding SOS response-associated peptidase family protein, with amino-acid sequence MTHLYRLDCSAHQMASRFGARAGDDPWAGGYIAPIKFAPVVTAGRDFIAGPRPSGRALQPRITPRLWGVSPPPKADDPTRRITHVRNPDSPFWIGNLRNSEFRCLIPATSFMLWGSEIDYEGRRLKQWFAPQTTLENRVGTGGTAPPIFALAGVWKDEEVPGFAILTHEAKGAAKDAGCRSMPLILPDDEDAHQTWLHGGWDQARRLVERPTTIALEQWTGEVN; translated from the coding sequence ATGACCCATCTATACCGCCTCGATTGCAGCGCCCACCAGATGGCGTCGCGGTTTGGCGCGCGGGCCGGTGATGATCCGTGGGCGGGTGGATATATTGCGCCGATCAAATTTGCCCCTGTTGTGACGGCGGGCCGCGATTTCATCGCCGGGCCGCGGCCATCGGGCCGCGCCTTGCAACCGCGCATCACGCCGCGTCTTTGGGGAGTGTCGCCGCCGCCAAAGGCCGATGATCCCACACGCCGCATCACCCATGTCCGCAACCCCGATAGCCCGTTTTGGATCGGCAACCTGCGCAACAGCGAATTTCGATGCCTTATCCCCGCGACCAGCTTCATGCTTTGGGGAAGCGAGATCGATTACGAAGGGCGACGTTTGAAACAATGGTTCGCGCCTCAGACCACATTGGAAAATCGGGTCGGAACTGGCGGCACAGCTCCACCAATCTTTGCGCTGGCGGGCGTTTGGAAAGACGAAGAAGTGCCCGGCTTTGCGATCTTAACGCACGAAGCAAAAGGCGCCGCCAAAGACGCCGGATGCCGATCCATGCCGCTTATCCTGCCCGATGATGAGGATGCGCATCAAACATGGCTGCACGGCGGATGGGATCAGGCGCGCCGATTGGTTGAACGACCGACAACCATCGCGTTGGAACAATGGACCGGAGAGGTCAATTAG
- a CDS encoding metal-dependent hydrolase, with translation MNAPAKAADPQIAHPDIIVRRIPFKFDEGIDPVWNSARPEWSHMVNGASLTMPYLEPFLIKTVREALAQVDDAQLKSDVDGFIGQEGAHYRNHRRYNDILKRVCPELSEVEDMLTADYAKFQKRSLKWRLAYTAGFETMTIGMTEWLIRQRATLFAGSDSNVASLVLWHMVEETEHKNVAYDLYQHLYSDYLGRSWGLIVGSFHVAWMSRKGYKRLLKREGRWGKLRSRLALYAMVARFVVHASPAMLRALVPGYHPAKVSDPKWVQLWADAYGDLPDGAIPLLDTNDPEIPAQFAA, from the coding sequence ATGAACGCGCCTGCAAAAGCCGCAGATCCTCAGATCGCCCACCCAGACATCATCGTCCGGCGCATTCCGTTCAAATTCGATGAGGGGATTGATCCCGTCTGGAACTCTGCCCGGCCGGAATGGAGCCACATGGTCAACGGCGCATCTTTGACGATGCCGTATCTCGAACCGTTCTTGATTAAGACGGTGCGAGAGGCCTTGGCGCAGGTTGATGACGCCCAACTCAAATCGGATGTCGACGGGTTTATCGGACAAGAGGGCGCGCATTACCGCAATCACCGCCGGTACAACGACATCCTCAAACGCGTGTGTCCCGAATTGTCCGAAGTCGAGGACATGCTGACCGCGGATTACGCAAAGTTTCAGAAACGATCGTTGAAATGGCGGCTGGCCTACACTGCGGGCTTTGAGACCATGACGATCGGCATGACCGAATGGTTGATCCGACAACGCGCTACTTTGTTCGCCGGGTCCGATTCCAACGTCGCCAGTTTGGTGTTGTGGCATATGGTCGAAGAAACCGAGCACAAGAACGTCGCCTACGACCTGTATCAACATTTATACAGCGATTATCTTGGGCGCAGTTGGGGATTGATCGTGGGATCGTTCCACGTCGCCTGGATGAGCCGCAAAGGGTACAAGCGCCTGCTCAAACGCGAAGGGCGTTGGGGCAAATTGCGCAGCCGATTGGCGTTGTATGCGATGGTCGCGCGCTTTGTTGTGCACGCATCGCCGGCGATGTTGCGGGCGTTGGTTCCGGGATATCACCCGGCCAAGGTGAGCGACCCGAAATGGGTTCAGTTATGGGCCGATGCCTATGGCGATTTGCCCGATGGCGCGATCCCTTTGCTGGACACAAATGACCCCGAAATCCCTGCGCAATTCGCGGCCTAA
- a CDS encoding helix-turn-helix transcriptional regulator encodes MSLQHAILVALTDGAKSGYDIAKQFDDSTGFFWRARHSQIYRELGKLKDRGWATSEEFVQSGKPNRIVFSITKEGRKGLVEWSRMPSDVQELKDDFLVQLCALEYIDLDALRTNIIARQERHRDHFAQYKEKYDALEGSDDLTDIGRHLALEVAMIYEREWAEWSDRALERLRPEIAQQRGNIVPLIKGEAG; translated from the coding sequence ATGTCGCTCCAACATGCCATTCTGGTTGCGCTGACTGATGGTGCCAAATCCGGTTACGACATCGCCAAGCAATTTGACGACAGCACCGGATTCTTTTGGCGCGCGCGCCATTCCCAGATCTATCGCGAATTGGGCAAGTTAAAGGATCGCGGCTGGGCGACCTCCGAAGAATTCGTCCAATCGGGCAAACCCAATCGGATCGTTTTCAGCATCACCAAAGAGGGGCGAAAGGGTCTCGTTGAATGGTCCCGCATGCCCAGCGACGTGCAGGAATTGAAGGACGATTTTCTGGTCCAATTGTGCGCGTTGGAATACATCGATCTTGACGCGTTGCGCACCAACATCATCGCCCGACAAGAACGCCATCGCGATCACTTTGCACAATACAAAGAGAAATATGACGCCTTGGAAGGGTCCGACGATCTGACCGATATTGGCCGCCATCTCGCGTTGGAAGTGGCGATGATTTACGAACGCGAATGGGCCGAATGGAGCGACCGGGCGCTGGAACGATTGCGTCCCGAAATCGCGCAGCAACGCGGCAACATCGTGCCACTGATTAAAGGGGAAGCGGGATGA
- a CDS encoding MBL fold metallo-hydrolase: protein MFEQSKKALMIVCGAAFAVASCGQSEAPPATQIAADRPVAGTATSILNAGVMTQMNGNEGSDVAGSADRVEGAKFLFDPLYDNHFGSLEQLPETLISAIVTGAAPYDNVDAVFVSHAHGDHFSASQLTAMMAAQEQVKIIAPAQAIDSMREETAWQPSFDDRVTAIALKNGESAAAFEVTGATVEAFRSPHNGWPDRHANTHNITFRVSVGQAGATARVMHLGDADPATEHYTALTEFMAAKRTGLAMVPFWFYQENTLSQIIDETLNAEASVAMHVPAQVPGFLNSADEPYFTQVGEVLEIVATP from the coding sequence GTGTTTGAACAATCCAAGAAAGCCTTGATGATCGTATGCGGGGCCGCCTTTGCCGTCGCATCCTGCGGTCAAAGCGAAGCACCACCCGCCACTCAAATCGCTGCCGATAGGCCGGTCGCGGGCACCGCAACATCGATTTTGAACGCCGGCGTTATGACGCAGATGAACGGCAATGAAGGGAGCGACGTCGCCGGTTCAGCGGACAGGGTGGAGGGCGCCAAGTTCCTGTTTGACCCGCTCTATGACAATCATTTCGGTTCGCTCGAACAATTGCCCGAAACCCTGATTTCGGCAATCGTGACTGGCGCGGCACCCTATGACAATGTGGACGCTGTTTTTGTCAGCCACGCGCATGGCGACCATTTTTCCGCCAGCCAATTGACCGCGATGATGGCCGCGCAAGAGCAGGTAAAGATCATTGCGCCTGCTCAAGCGATTGATAGCATGCGCGAAGAGACCGCATGGCAACCCTCTTTCGATGATCGCGTCACGGCGATCGCTTTGAAAAATGGAGAGAGCGCCGCCGCGTTCGAGGTGACGGGCGCCACGGTCGAAGCCTTTCGATCCCCGCACAATGGTTGGCCCGATCGACACGCCAACACGCACAACATCACCTTTCGTGTGTCGGTAGGCCAAGCCGGAGCCACGGCGCGGGTAATGCATTTGGGCGATGCCGATCCCGCGACGGAACATTACACCGCTTTGACCGAATTCATGGCCGCAAAACGGACCGGTTTGGCGATGGTCCCGTTCTGGTTTTATCAGGAAAACACCCTTTCGCAGATCATTGACGAAACACTCAACGCCGAAGCGTCGGTCGCGATGCATGTGCCAGCACAAGTGCCCGGTTTCCTAAACAGCGCAGACGAACCCTATTTCACCCAAGTGGGCGAAGTGTTGGAGATTGTGGCGACGCCATAA
- a CDS encoding MBL fold metallo-hydrolase: protein MTPNGPLLALAIGAALVANAPVEEAGEEPEVCAIEMIVLGAGQDAGAPQIGNADDKGPRLLPSSLGVIDRSGGARYLFDASPAITDQLSMLDTIEPPVDGLGIDGVFLTHAHIGHYLGLAFFGFEAANADNVPVFAMPRMAEFLRSHAPWSQLVDYDNIAIREMADQTLVPVSDNFAVSPILMPHRDELSETVGFAILGGLNAALYVPDLDSWDEWEESSGATLEQLIANVDHAFIDATFYADGELVDENGEGRDMSAIPHPRVLGTMDRLQSLSDSERAKVHFIHYNHTNPIRDPGSAESREVSARGFNVARRGDRHCLLVE from the coding sequence ATGACCCCGAACGGGCCGCTACTGGCTCTCGCGATTGGCGCGGCGTTGGTTGCCAATGCGCCGGTTGAAGAGGCCGGCGAAGAACCAGAGGTGTGCGCGATTGAAATGATCGTATTGGGCGCGGGTCAGGATGCGGGTGCGCCGCAGATCGGCAATGCGGACGACAAAGGTCCACGATTGCTGCCGTCATCATTGGGCGTGATCGACCGGTCCGGTGGGGCGCGATATTTGTTCGATGCAAGTCCCGCGATCACCGATCAATTGTCGATGCTGGACACAATAGAACCGCCGGTCGATGGGTTGGGGATCGACGGCGTGTTCCTAACCCATGCGCATATTGGTCATTACCTTGGACTTGCGTTTTTCGGCTTTGAAGCGGCGAATGCTGACAATGTTCCGGTCTTTGCCATGCCGCGTATGGCAGAATTTTTGCGCAGCCACGCGCCGTGGAGCCAATTGGTTGACTATGACAACATAGCGATACGCGAAATGGCGGATCAGACCCTTGTCCCGGTCAGCGATAATTTCGCCGTGTCACCGATCCTGATGCCGCATCGCGATGAATTGTCGGAAACGGTCGGCTTTGCGATTTTGGGTGGTTTAAACGCGGCGCTTTATGTCCCCGATCTCGACAGTTGGGATGAATGGGAGGAAAGCAGCGGCGCGACCTTGGAACAGCTTATCGCCAATGTAGATCACGCCTTTATCGACGCGACGTTTTACGCCGATGGCGAGTTGGTCGATGAAAACGGGGAAGGGCGCGATATGAGCGCAATTCCTCATCCGCGCGTGTTGGGCACGATGGACCGGCTGCAATCGCTCTCTGATAGCGAGCGCGCGAAAGTGCATTTCATCCATTACAACCACACCAATCCCATCCGCGACCCCGGCAGCGCGGAAAGCCGCGAAGTGAGCGCGCGCGGTTTCAACGTGGCCCGGCGCGGCGATCGGCATTGCCTTTTGGTCGAATGA